Proteins encoded by one window of Superficieibacter sp. HKU1:
- a CDS encoding sugar phosphorylase encodes MKEKINQLLTDVYADAFSEAHREALFTAIDHSKLLIAQQRKQGWDESDVVLITYADQFHHADQKPLAVFNQFYQKWFKSVFSHVHLLPFCPWSSDDGFSVVDYHRVDPESGDWNDIAELKTQTKLMFDFVCNHMSAKSEWFNNYLQQKPGFENFFIEMDPGTDLSAVTRPRALPLLTPFTLSDGSVRHLWTTFSEDQVDLNYACPQVLLAMVDVLLHYLLQGADYIRLDAVGFMWKTPGTSCIHLEKTHQLIKLFRAIADAVAPGTVIITETNVPHKDNIAYLGNGSDEAHMVYQFSLPPLVLHSVLSQDATALCRWAQSLTLPSDKTTWFNFLASHDGVGLNPLRGILPEDDILRLVDKLQQQGALVNWKNNPDGSRSPYEINVTYMDALSRRDDSDDERLARFTLAHAILLTFPGVPAVYIQSIMGSRNDYAGVEKLGYNRAINRQKYDAAEIEQQLFASDSLRSRAYHILSQLIVLRRQHKAFHPDSQFTIQTLNPSVLLITRTANNGEEITALFNISDKEQHVDAHVQGGFDLMNKHTVMEKSVTLRPWQVTWIKKQ; translated from the coding sequence ATGAAGGAAAAAATTAATCAGTTGCTCACCGATGTTTACGCCGACGCATTTTCAGAGGCACATCGTGAGGCATTATTTACTGCCATCGACCACAGTAAATTATTAATTGCGCAACAGCGTAAGCAGGGGTGGGATGAAAGTGATGTGGTGTTAATCACCTATGCAGATCAGTTTCACCACGCTGACCAAAAACCGCTGGCAGTATTTAATCAATTTTACCAGAAATGGTTTAAGTCCGTTTTCTCGCACGTTCATCTATTACCTTTTTGCCCGTGGTCATCAGACGACGGTTTCTCCGTGGTGGATTATCATCGGGTTGACCCGGAAAGCGGAGACTGGAATGATATCGCTGAATTAAAAACCCAGACGAAATTAATGTTTGATTTTGTCTGCAATCATATGTCGGCCAAAAGTGAATGGTTTAATAACTATTTACAGCAGAAACCGGGTTTCGAGAATTTCTTTATTGAGATGGATCCCGGGACGGATTTATCCGCGGTAACGCGTCCTCGTGCATTGCCACTGCTGACGCCTTTTACCCTGAGCGATGGCTCAGTACGTCATCTGTGGACCACCTTCAGTGAAGATCAGGTTGACCTCAACTATGCCTGCCCGCAAGTGCTGTTGGCGATGGTGGATGTGCTGCTGCATTATCTGTTGCAGGGCGCGGACTATATCCGTCTTGATGCGGTCGGATTTATGTGGAAAACGCCGGGCACCAGCTGCATTCACCTTGAAAAAACGCACCAGCTCATCAAACTGTTCCGCGCTATCGCTGATGCAGTAGCGCCGGGAACGGTGATCATTACTGAAACCAACGTGCCGCACAAAGACAATATCGCTTATCTTGGCAATGGCAGTGATGAAGCGCATATGGTTTATCAATTCTCTTTGCCACCGCTGGTATTACACTCGGTACTCAGTCAGGATGCTACCGCGCTATGTCGCTGGGCGCAGAGCCTCACGCTGCCTTCGGATAAAACGACCTGGTTCAACTTTCTGGCCTCGCACGACGGGGTTGGCTTGAATCCGCTGCGCGGGATTTTGCCGGAAGACGACATTCTGCGGCTGGTCGATAAACTTCAGCAGCAGGGTGCCCTGGTTAACTGGAAAAATAACCCGGATGGCAGCCGTAGCCCTTACGAAATCAACGTGACCTATATGGACGCGCTGAGTCGCCGGGATGACAGCGACGATGAGCGTCTGGCCCGCTTTACGCTGGCGCACGCGATTTTACTGACGTTTCCTGGCGTTCCGGCGGTATATATCCAGAGCATTATGGGATCGCGTAACGATTATGCGGGCGTAGAAAAACTGGGATATAACCGCGCTATTAATCGCCAGAAATATGACGCCGCTGAAATAGAGCAGCAGCTGTTTGCATCTGACTCGCTGCGCAGCAGAGCATACCATATCCTTTCTCAACTGATCGTGCTACGTCGCCAGCATAAAGCATTTCATCCAGATAGCCAGTTTACTATTCAGACGCTTAATCCCAGCGTACTGTTAATTACCCGTACGGCTAATAATGGCGAGGAAATTACGGCGCTGTTTAATATTAGCGATAAAGAACAGCACGTCGATGCACACGTACAGGGTGGTTTTGATTTAATGAATAAACATACCGTTATGGAAAAATCGGTAACATTGCGTCCGTGGCAGGTTACCTGGATCAAAAAACAATAA
- a CDS encoding ABC transporter substrate-binding protein, with amino-acid sequence MNKSKIALLAALVSCTLISGCDDNNKHKVAIEFMHSSVEQERQAVIIKLIERFEKENPDITVKQVPVEEDAYNTKIITLARSGSLPEVIETSHDYAKVMDKEQLIDRKAIAEAINAVGEDQFYDGVLRIVRTEDGTAWTGVPISAWLQGIWYKKNALAKADIAEPHNWQDLLAAAQKFNDPAQKKYGIALPTAESVMTEQAFSQFALSNQANVFDASGHITLNTLEMAQSLAFYRDLAATTMPGSNDVMEIKDAFMNGSAPMAMYSTYIIPAIFKEGEPANLGFMVPTEKSAAVYGTITSLTISNGQTEDETAAAEKFVAFMEKADNAADWVMMSPGAALPATKNIVNTPQWKDNEVIKAFGTLPTELIAQYPHMQVFGAVADKNFTRMGDVTGSGVVSSLVHNVTVGQKDLQQTLTDSQAKLDDLVKQR; translated from the coding sequence ATGAATAAATCAAAAATAGCGCTGTTAGCAGCGCTGGTTTCCTGTACGCTCATTTCCGGCTGTGATGATAATAATAAGCATAAAGTAGCTATCGAATTCATGCACTCATCTGTTGAGCAGGAACGTCAGGCCGTTATTATCAAACTGATTGAACGCTTCGAGAAAGAAAATCCGGATATTACGGTTAAACAAGTTCCGGTAGAAGAAGATGCTTATAACACCAAAATTATCACCCTGGCTCGTTCCGGATCGCTGCCGGAGGTGATCGAAACCAGCCATGACTATGCCAAAGTGATGGATAAAGAGCAGTTGATCGACCGCAAAGCCATTGCTGAGGCCATTAACGCGGTGGGTGAAGATCAATTCTATGACGGCGTTCTGCGTATTGTCCGCACTGAAGACGGTACCGCCTGGACCGGCGTGCCGATTAGCGCCTGGCTACAGGGGATCTGGTATAAGAAAAATGCGCTGGCGAAAGCGGATATTGCTGAGCCACACAACTGGCAAGACCTGCTGGCCGCAGCGCAAAAATTTAACGATCCGGCGCAGAAAAAATACGGTATCGCGCTGCCCACCGCCGAAAGTGTCATGACAGAACAGGCATTCTCCCAGTTTGCCTTGTCTAATCAGGCCAACGTGTTTGACGCCAGCGGCCATATCACGCTCAATACACTCGAAATGGCGCAGTCACTGGCGTTTTATCGTGACCTGGCTGCAACCACTATGCCGGGCTCGAATGACGTCATGGAGATCAAAGACGCCTTCATGAACGGCTCCGCGCCGATGGCAATGTACTCCACCTACATCATCCCGGCGATTTTCAAAGAGGGCGAACCTGCAAACCTCGGTTTCATGGTGCCGACTGAAAAATCCGCCGCCGTGTACGGCACGATCACCTCTCTGACCATCAGTAACGGCCAGACCGAAGATGAAACCGCCGCCGCCGAGAAATTTGTCGCCTTTATGGAGAAAGCGGACAACGCCGCCGACTGGGTCATGATGTCTCCGGGTGCTGCGCTGCCGGCCACCAAAAATATTGTGAATACCCCACAGTGGAAAGATAACGAGGTCATCAAAGCCTTTGGCACGCTGCCAACTGAACTGATTGCGCAATATCCACATATGCAGGTCTTTGGCGCCGTCGCTGACAAAAACTTTACCCGCATGGGCGATGTTACCGGCTCTGGCGTCGTCAGCTCCCTGGTGCATAACGTGACCGTCGGTCAGAAAGATTTACAGCAGACCCTGACGGACAGCCAGGCGAAGCTCGATGACCTGGTTAAACAACGTTAA
- a CDS encoding sugar ABC transporter permease → MKRLFSGRSDMPFAMLLLAPSLLLLGGLVAWPMISNIEISFLRLPLNPRISSTFVGLDNYIRILGDPGFWHSLWMTVWYTALVVIGSTALGLGVAIFFNREFRLRKTARSLVILSYVTPSISLVFAWKYMFNNGYGIVNYLGVDLLHLYDRAPLWFDNPGSSFVLVVLFAIWRYFPYAFISFLAILQTIDKSLYEAAEMDGANAWQRFMIVTLPAIMPVLATVVTLRTIWMFYMFADVYLLTTKVDILGVYLYKTAFAFNDLGKAAAISVVLFVIIFAVILLTRKRVNLNGNK, encoded by the coding sequence ATGAAAAGGTTGTTTTCGGGCCGTTCGGATATGCCTTTTGCCATGCTGCTGCTGGCCCCCAGCTTATTATTGCTGGGCGGCCTGGTAGCCTGGCCGATGATATCCAATATAGAAATCAGTTTCTTACGTTTGCCGCTGAACCCGCGTATCAGTTCGACCTTCGTCGGGCTGGACAACTACATCCGCATTCTCGGCGACCCGGGATTCTGGCATTCGCTGTGGATGACCGTCTGGTATACCGCCCTGGTCGTTATTGGCAGTACGGCGCTGGGGCTGGGCGTGGCGATTTTCTTTAACCGCGAATTTCGTCTGCGTAAGACCGCACGCTCGCTGGTGATTTTATCCTACGTCACGCCGTCAATTTCGCTGGTTTTCGCCTGGAAATATATGTTCAACAACGGCTACGGCATTGTGAACTACCTCGGTGTCGATCTGCTGCATCTCTACGATCGGGCACCGCTGTGGTTTGACAATCCCGGCAGCAGCTTTGTGCTGGTGGTGTTGTTTGCCATCTGGCGTTATTTCCCGTACGCCTTTATCTCTTTCCTGGCGATTTTACAGACCATCGATAAATCGCTGTATGAAGCGGCGGAGATGGACGGCGCGAACGCCTGGCAGCGGTTCATGATCGTCACCCTTCCGGCCATCATGCCGGTGCTGGCAACGGTCGTGACGTTGCGGACCATCTGGATGTTCTACATGTTTGCCGATGTGTATCTGCTCACCACCAAAGTCGACATCCTCGGTGTGTATCTCTACAAAACGGCATTTGCCTTTAACGACCTTGGCAAGGCAGCGGCGATCTCCGTCGTGCTGTTCGTCATCATCTTTGCGGTCATATTGCTTACCAGGAAGCGGGTGAATCTCAATGGCAACAAATAA
- a CDS encoding carbohydrate ABC transporter permease, giving the protein MATNKRTLSRIGFYIGLAVFLIITLFPFFVMLMTSFKGAKEAISLNPTLLPQHWTLEHYVDIFNPLIFPFVDYFRNSMVVSVASSVIAVFLGTLGAYALSRLRFKGRMTINASFYTVYMFSGILLVVPLFKIITALGIYDTELALIITMVTQTLPTAVFMLKSYFDTIPDEIEEAAMMDGLNRLQIIFRITVPLAISGLVSVFVYCFMVAWNDYLFASIFLSSASNFTLPVGLNTLFSTPDYIWGRMMAASLVTALPVVVMYALSERFIKSGLTAGGVKG; this is encoded by the coding sequence ATGGCAACAAATAAACGCACGCTAAGCCGTATCGGCTTTTATATCGGGCTGGCGGTCTTTCTTATCATCACGCTGTTTCCGTTTTTCGTGATGCTGATGACCTCGTTTAAAGGTGCAAAAGAGGCGATCTCCCTGAACCCGACGCTGTTACCGCAGCACTGGACGCTGGAGCACTATGTCGACATTTTTAACCCGCTGATTTTCCCGTTTGTGGATTATTTCCGTAACAGCATGGTGGTGTCGGTCGCCTCCTCGGTCATTGCCGTTTTCCTGGGCACGCTGGGCGCCTATGCGTTATCCCGTCTGCGTTTCAAAGGGCGGATGACCATCAACGCCAGCTTTTACACGGTGTACATGTTCTCCGGGATCCTGCTGGTGGTGCCGCTGTTCAAAATCATCACCGCGCTCGGGATTTATGACACTGAACTGGCGCTGATCATCACCATGGTGACCCAGACGCTGCCAACGGCGGTCTTTATGCTGAAAAGCTACTTCGACACCATCCCGGATGAGATCGAAGAGGCGGCAATGATGGACGGCCTTAACCGCTTGCAGATTATCTTCCGCATTACCGTCCCGCTGGCGATTTCTGGTCTGGTATCGGTGTTTGTGTACTGCTTTATGGTGGCATGGAACGACTATCTCTTTGCGTCCATTTTCCTCTCCAGCGCCAGCAACTTTACGTTGCCGGTCGGCCTGAACACGCTGTTCAGCACGCCGGACTATATCTGGGGACGCATGATGGCGGCATCGCTGGTCACCGCGCTGCCGGTCGTCGTCATGTATGCACTTTCCGAACGTTTTATTAAGAGTGGGTTGACCGCTGGTGGCGTTAAAGGCTAA
- a CDS encoding zinc-binding alcohol dehydrogenase, translating into MKKLVATEPRVAALVEYEDRAVAASEVKIRVMFGAPKHGTEVVDFRAASPFIDEDFNAEWQMFMPRPEGAARGIEFGKFQLGNMVVGEIVEKGDSVTDYAIGDCVCTYGPLSETVIVNAVNNYKLRKMPAGASWKNAVCYDPAQFAMSGVRDGNVRVGDFVVIIGLGAIGQIAVQLAKKAGASVVIGVDPIEHRCEIARRHGADYCMSPIGTDVGMEIKKITGKQGADVIIETSGYPDALQSALRGLAYGGTISYVAFAKPFSAGFNLGREAHFNNAKIVFARACSEPNPDYPRWNRKRIEETCWELLMNGYLDCDDLIEPVVTFATSAESYMKYVDQHPDLSIKMGVTF; encoded by the coding sequence ATGAAGAAGTTAGTAGCGACTGAACCGCGCGTAGCGGCCCTTGTTGAGTATGAAGACCGCGCTGTGGCGGCCAGTGAAGTGAAAATCCGCGTGATGTTCGGCGCGCCGAAACACGGTACTGAAGTGGTGGATTTCCGCGCGGCCAGCCCGTTTATTGATGAAGACTTTAATGCGGAATGGCAGATGTTTATGCCGCGTCCGGAAGGGGCGGCACGTGGTATTGAGTTCGGTAAATTCCAGCTGGGCAACATGGTGGTGGGTGAGATCGTCGAAAAGGGTGACAGTGTCACCGATTATGCGATTGGCGATTGCGTCTGCACCTATGGGCCGCTGTCTGAGACGGTGATCGTTAACGCGGTCAACAACTATAAGCTGCGCAAAATGCCGGCAGGTGCCTCGTGGAAAAACGCGGTGTGCTACGACCCGGCGCAGTTTGCGATGAGCGGCGTACGCGATGGCAACGTCCGCGTAGGTGATTTTGTGGTGATCATCGGCCTCGGCGCGATTGGTCAAATTGCCGTCCAGCTGGCGAAAAAAGCGGGCGCGTCCGTTGTCATTGGCGTCGATCCGATTGAACATCGCTGCGAGATCGCCCGCCGCCACGGCGCGGACTACTGCATGAGCCCCATCGGCACCGATGTCGGTATGGAAATCAAAAAAATCACCGGCAAGCAGGGCGCTGACGTCATCATCGAAACCAGCGGCTATCCCGATGCGCTGCAATCCGCGCTGCGCGGCCTGGCCTACGGCGGCACTATCTCTTACGTGGCCTTCGCCAAACCCTTTAGCGCAGGCTTCAACCTCGGGCGTGAAGCGCACTTCAACAACGCGAAAATCGTCTTCGCCCGCGCCTGCAGCGAACCGAACCCGGATTATCCGCGCTGGAACCGTAAGCGTATCGAAGAGACCTGCTGGGAACTGCTGATGAACGGTTATCTGGACTGTGACGATCTGATCGAACCGGTCGTAACTTTTGCGACCAGCGCTGAAAGCTACATGAAGTATGTCGATCAGCATCCGGATCTGAGCATCAAAATGGGCGTGACATTTTAA
- a CDS encoding sugar phosphate isomerase/epimerase, whose protein sequence is MKIGTQNQAFFPENILEKFRYIKAMGFDGFEIDGKLLVNNIEEVKAAIKETGLPVTTACGGYDGWIGDFIEERRLNGLQQIERILEALSDVGGKGIIVPAAWGMFTFRLPPMVSPRSLEGDRKMVSDSLRVLDKVAARTGTTVYLEPLNRYQDHMINTLADARRYIVENDLKHTQIIGDFYHMNIEEDDMAKALHDNRDLLGHVHIADNHRYQPGTGTLNFKQLFDQLRSDNYQGYVVYEGRVRAEDPAEAYRQSLAWLRHC, encoded by the coding sequence ATGAAAATCGGAACACAGAATCAGGCGTTCTTCCCGGAAAATATCCTGGAAAAATTCCGCTATATCAAAGCAATGGGTTTTGACGGCTTTGAAATCGACGGCAAACTGCTGGTCAACAATATCGAAGAAGTCAAAGCAGCGATCAAAGAAACCGGCCTGCCGGTGACCACCGCCTGCGGCGGCTATGACGGCTGGATCGGCGATTTTATTGAAGAGCGTCGTCTGAACGGCTTACAGCAGATTGAACGCATTCTGGAAGCGCTGAGCGACGTCGGTGGTAAAGGCATTATTGTGCCAGCCGCCTGGGGGATGTTTACCTTCCGTCTGCCGCCCATGGTGTCACCGCGCAGCCTTGAAGGCGACCGCAAAATGGTCAGCGATTCGCTGCGCGTACTGGATAAGGTGGCGGCCCGTACCGGCACTACCGTTTATCTGGAGCCGCTGAACCGCTACCAGGATCATATGATCAATACCCTGGCCGACGCGCGTCGCTACATTGTGGAAAACGATCTCAAACACACGCAGATCATCGGCGATTTTTACCATATGAACATCGAAGAAGATGATATGGCAAAAGCGCTGCACGACAACCGCGATTTGCTGGGGCACGTGCATATTGCCGATAACCATCGCTACCAGCCGGGTACCGGTACGCTGAATTTCAAACAGCTGTTCGATCAGCTGCGCAGCGACAATTATCAGGGCTACGTGGTCTATGAAGGGCGCGTGCGGGCGGAAGATCCGGCCGAAGCATATCGTCAGTCTCTCGCCTGGCTGCGTCACTGCTAA
- a CDS encoding Gfo/Idh/MocA family oxidoreductase, producing the protein MKSTTKTSPLRVAIIGAGQVADKVHASYYCTRDDLELVAVADSRLSQAQALAEKYGNAQAWDDPEAMLRDVRPDIVSICSPNRFHHEHVMLALAAGCHVMCEKPPAMTPEQAEEMCQAARRAGKVLAYDFHHRFAEDAQLLRQQVMDGTLGEIYVTNARALRRCGVPGWGVFTNKALQGGGPLIDLGVHMLDAAMYVLGFPAVKHVTAHSYQKIGTRKNNGQFGEWDPSAYTVEDALFGTLEFHNGGILRLETSFALNIPEQSIMNVSFCGDRAGATLFPMHIYDDCNGELRTLSRREQADDRRHFRSMDAFVRHVQGEPITIADAEQGRIIQQLVAALYQAAETGKCVEL; encoded by the coding sequence GTGAAGAGTACAACGAAAACTTCTCCGCTGCGCGTCGCCATTATTGGGGCCGGGCAGGTAGCGGATAAAGTTCACGCCTCGTACTACTGCACCCGTGACGATCTGGAACTGGTGGCTGTCGCAGACAGCCGCCTTTCCCAGGCGCAGGCGCTGGCAGAGAAATACGGTAATGCCCAGGCCTGGGACGATCCCGAGGCTATGCTGCGTGACGTTCGCCCGGATATCGTCAGTATCTGCTCGCCCAATCGCTTTCATCATGAACATGTGATGCTGGCGCTGGCGGCAGGCTGTCATGTGATGTGTGAAAAACCGCCGGCCATGACGCCAGAACAGGCGGAAGAGATGTGCCAGGCCGCGCGCCGGGCGGGCAAAGTGCTGGCCTATGATTTCCATCACCGTTTTGCTGAGGATGCGCAGCTTCTGCGCCAGCAGGTGATGGACGGTACGCTGGGCGAAATTTATGTCACCAATGCCAGAGCCTTGCGCCGCTGCGGCGTGCCGGGCTGGGGCGTCTTCACCAATAAAGCACTTCAGGGCGGCGGACCGCTGATCGATCTTGGCGTGCATATGCTGGATGCGGCAATGTACGTGCTGGGGTTCCCGGCGGTAAAACACGTGACGGCCCACAGCTATCAGAAAATAGGCACCCGCAAAAACAACGGTCAGTTTGGTGAATGGGATCCTTCGGCGTATACCGTGGAAGACGCGCTGTTCGGCACCCTTGAATTTCACAACGGCGGCATCTTACGCCTTGAGACTTCTTTTGCGCTCAATATTCCGGAACAGTCGATCATGAACGTCTCTTTTTGCGGCGATCGGGCTGGTGCGACGCTGTTCCCGATGCATATTTACGACGATTGCAACGGCGAGTTACGTACGCTGTCCAGGCGCGAGCAGGCCGACGATCGCCGTCACTTCCGCAGTATGGACGCCTTCGTCCGCCACGTGCAGGGCGAGCCGATCACCATCGCAGATGCTGAGCAGGGACGCATCATTCAGCAACTGGTGGCCGCATTGTATCAGGCCGCCGAAACAGGGAAATGTGTAGAGTTATGA
- a CDS encoding glycoside hydrolase family 65 protein: MMYATTLNEPGFSPHSLNKYASLMASGNGYMGVRATHEEDYTVQTRGMYLAGLYHRAGKGETNELVNLPDVVGVQIELNGAPFSLLSGHLEQWHRELNFATGELHRSVVWQAPCGAHFAIESRRFASAAQPELFALRLTITPLDTAARISLSTGIDATQTNTGRQHLDETQVRVFGQHYLQGVYTTQDGAAEVVISSFCHISGEAQSNVTAKNRRLLQNSALEVAAGERVTLEKITWITWSDDSRRESATLSGQSLQALRECASRGYDSLFSASKSAWRRFWQRSRVEIEGSDPRDQQALDYALYHLHIMTPEHDERSSIAAKALTGEGYKGHVFWDTEVFLLPFHLFTAPDVARQLLRYRWHNLPGAREKARRNGWQGALFPWESARRGEEETPEFAAINIRTGVRQKVASALAEHHLVADIAWAVIAYWHATGDERFMAHEGVDLLIETATFWISRATECNGRLEIHDVIGPDEYTEHVNNNAYTNYMAHDNVAQAVHVARHFARGDEAFYASAAAFLQHLWLPECDENGVLPQDDTFLAKPAIDLTRYKVKAGKQTILLDYSRAEVNEMQILKQADVVMLNYMLPDRFTRRECLANLAFYEPRTIHDSSLSKAIHGIVAARCGDVPQAYQFWRDGIDIDLGEEPHSSDDGIHAAATGAIWLGAIQGFAGLSLHQGGVKLAPRLPAHWQKMTFPLHCQGVAMRCTLTHQHINIEAAASVSFWLYDQYVTVEGEASFALSDFILSAAGTATTEGLCSRKP, encoded by the coding sequence ATGATGTACGCCACAACGCTTAACGAACCGGGTTTCAGCCCGCACAGCCTGAATAAATACGCCTCTCTGATGGCGTCAGGCAATGGCTACATGGGCGTCCGGGCAACGCATGAAGAAGATTACACGGTGCAGACCCGCGGGATGTATCTTGCGGGGCTGTATCACCGGGCAGGAAAGGGGGAAACCAACGAGCTGGTTAATCTGCCGGACGTGGTCGGGGTGCAAATTGAACTGAACGGCGCGCCTTTCTCTCTGCTCAGCGGACACCTTGAACAGTGGCACCGCGAACTGAACTTTGCTACCGGTGAGCTTCATCGTTCCGTGGTGTGGCAGGCACCGTGCGGTGCGCATTTCGCTATCGAAAGCCGGCGTTTTGCGTCTGCCGCCCAGCCGGAACTGTTCGCGCTGCGCTTAACCATTACGCCGCTGGATACAGCAGCCCGTATCTCGCTCAGCACCGGCATTGACGCCACGCAAACCAACACCGGACGCCAGCACCTGGATGAAACCCAGGTCCGGGTTTTCGGCCAGCACTATCTGCAGGGCGTATACACCACCCAGGACGGCGCGGCGGAGGTGGTTATCTCTTCGTTTTGCCATATCAGCGGTGAAGCGCAAAGCAACGTTACGGCGAAGAACCGCCGTCTGCTGCAAAACAGCGCACTGGAGGTGGCAGCTGGTGAACGCGTGACCCTTGAGAAAATAACCTGGATAACCTGGTCTGACGATAGCCGTCGCGAATCAGCAACCCTGAGTGGACAAAGCCTGCAAGCGCTTCGCGAATGCGCCTCGCGGGGTTATGACAGCCTCTTTAGCGCATCGAAAAGCGCCTGGCGTCGTTTCTGGCAGCGTAGCCGCGTTGAAATCGAGGGCAGCGATCCGCGCGATCAGCAGGCGCTTGATTACGCGCTCTATCATCTGCACATCATGACGCCGGAACATGACGAGCGCAGCAGCATTGCAGCGAAAGCGCTGACCGGAGAAGGTTACAAAGGGCATGTTTTCTGGGATACCGAAGTGTTCCTTCTGCCTTTTCATCTGTTTACCGCCCCTGACGTTGCCCGCCAGTTGCTGCGCTACCGCTGGCATAATCTGCCCGGCGCACGTGAAAAAGCGCGGCGTAACGGCTGGCAGGGCGCGCTGTTCCCGTGGGAAAGCGCCCGCCGTGGTGAGGAAGAAACGCCGGAATTTGCCGCGATCAATATCCGCACCGGCGTGCGTCAAAAAGTGGCCTCTGCGCTGGCAGAACATCATCTGGTGGCAGACATCGCCTGGGCGGTGATCGCTTACTGGCACGCTACCGGTGACGAACGTTTTATGGCGCACGAAGGGGTGGATTTGCTGATTGAGACGGCGACGTTCTGGATCAGCCGGGCCACAGAGTGCAACGGGCGTCTGGAAATCCACGACGTTATTGGCCCGGACGAATATACCGAGCACGTCAACAATAACGCCTACACCAACTACATGGCGCATGATAACGTCGCGCAGGCGGTACATGTTGCCCGCCATTTTGCGCGGGGAGACGAGGCGTTCTATGCCAGCGCCGCGGCGTTTTTACAGCATCTGTGGTTACCTGAATGCGATGAAAATGGCGTCCTGCCTCAGGATGACACCTTCCTCGCAAAACCAGCTATTGATCTCACCCGGTACAAGGTGAAAGCCGGCAAGCAGACGATTTTACTGGATTACTCCCGCGCCGAAGTCAACGAGATGCAGATCCTCAAGCAGGCGGACGTGGTCATGCTGAATTATATGCTGCCCGATCGCTTCACCCGCCGCGAGTGTCTGGCAAACCTGGCGTTCTACGAACCCCGCACCATTCATGACTCCTCATTAAGTAAAGCGATTCACGGAATTGTGGCGGCGCGTTGTGGGGATGTGCCGCAGGCGTATCAGTTCTGGCGCGACGGTATTGATATTGACCTGGGCGAGGAGCCGCACAGCAGCGACGACGGGATCCATGCTGCGGCAACCGGCGCCATCTGGCTGGGGGCGATTCAGGGCTTTGCCGGGCTGAGTCTGCATCAGGGAGGCGTAAAACTCGCGCCGCGCCTGCCGGCCCACTGGCAAAAAATGACTTTCCCGCTGCACTGCCAGGGCGTCGCCATGCGCTGCACGTTGACGCATCAGCATATCAATATTGAAGCGGCGGCTTCCGTCAGTTTCTGGCTGTACGACCAGTACGTCACCGTGGAAGGTGAGGCGAGCTTTGCGTTAAGCGATTTTATTTTATCTGCGGCTGGGACCGCGACCACGGAGGGGCTATGCAGCCGGAAGCCGTAA
- the pgmB gene encoding beta-phosphoglucomutase, giving the protein MQPEAVIFDLDGVITDTAHLHFHAWRQVASEIGIEIDEAFNNALKGISRGESLRRILHFGGREADFSQAQRDELATRKNRIYVGSLNQLTAQSILPGIHDLLLELKQRGIPTGLASVSLNAPTILNMLGITELFTFCADAGKIARSKPDPEIFLAACRGLGVCASHCIGIEDAQAGIDAINASGMRSIGIGTDLQHAGLRLLSTEQLTWPCLSAFWQRAK; this is encoded by the coding sequence ATGCAGCCGGAAGCCGTAATTTTTGATTTGGACGGCGTCATTACCGACACCGCACATCTGCATTTTCATGCCTGGCGGCAGGTCGCCAGTGAGATTGGTATTGAGATTGACGAGGCGTTTAACAATGCCCTGAAGGGCATCAGCCGTGGCGAGTCACTGCGGCGCATTTTGCACTTCGGCGGGCGCGAAGCGGACTTTTCTCAGGCGCAGCGTGACGAACTGGCCACCCGTAAAAACAGGATTTATGTCGGGTCGCTTAACCAGCTTACGGCGCAATCCATTCTGCCGGGCATCCATGACCTGCTGCTGGAACTTAAGCAGCGCGGGATCCCCACCGGCCTGGCTTCGGTTTCGCTGAACGCTCCCACCATCCTGAACATGCTGGGCATTACCGAACTGTTTACGTTCTGTGCCGACGCCGGAAAGATCGCCCGCTCAAAACCGGACCCGGAGATTTTCCTCGCGGCCTGTCGCGGGCTGGGCGTCTGCGCCTCACACTGCATTGGTATCGAAGACGCCCAGGCGGGAATTGACGCTATTAATGCCAGCGGCATGCGCTCCATCGGTATTGGTACGGATCTCCAGCATGCCGGGCTTCGACTTCTCTCAACCGAACAACTTACGTGGCCGTGCTTATCGGCATTCTGGCAACGCGCAAAATAA